A portion of the Piliocolobus tephrosceles isolate RC106 unplaced genomic scaffold, ASM277652v3 unscaffolded_45291, whole genome shotgun sequence genome contains these proteins:
- the LOC111532415 gene encoding somatotropin-like: MAAGSRTSLLLAFALLCLPWLQEAGRVPSIPLSRLFDNAMIHAYRLHRLAFDTYQEFEEANIPKQQKYSFLRNPQTSLCFSESIPTPSNMEETQQKSNLELLHISVLLIQSWLEPVQFLRSVFANRQVYG, encoded by the exons ATGGCTGCAG GCTCCCGGACGTCCCTGCTCCTGGCTTTTGCCCTGCTCTGCCTGCCATGGCTTCAAGAGGCTGGTAGGGTCCCAAGCATACCCTTATCCAGGCTTTTTGACAACGCTATGATCCACGCCTATCGCCTGCACCGGCTGGCCTTTGACACCTACCAGGAGTTT GAAGAAGCCAATATCCCAAAGCAACAGAAGTATTCATTCCTGCGGAACCCCCAGACCTCCCTCTGCTTCTCAGAGTCTATTCCCACACCCTCCAACATGGAGGAAACGCAGCAGAAATCC AACCTGGAGCTGCTCCACATCTCTGTGCTGCTCATCCAGTCGTGGCTGGAGCCTGTGCAGTTCCTCAGGAGTGTGTTTGCCAACAGGCAGGTGTATGGCA